TCGGTTCGGAAGTCCAGTCATGGTTCACCTCAGTTCGAAAGGTTTTCGGTAGAACACTCGGGTTGACGCATCTGGCATGACAAATCGGCGTCAAGTGACTGCATCATTGCCGCGCACATTTTTGTTCGTTAGAGCCAGTTGGCCGCATTTGATGATGCCAACTGGTCCAGTTGCCCCGTGAACGGCCCGCAAGCCGCATGAATGCTCGAATCTCGCCTGTTTTCGCCCGTCTGCGGATAAACCCCAATTCGGAATAAACGTCACCGTCTCATGAGTAATAATTGACGTTCTAGAAGTGACAGACAAAAAGGGGACGCGATGTCGAGCCGGATTTCCGCGGCGATGTGGAACCAGTTGTTCTTGGTGTCGGCGCGAGCGGGCATGAGTTTGCAGAGCCAGATTCGCCAGATGCTCGTGTCGGCGATTCTGGACGAGCGCCTGATGCGCGGTGCGGCCGTGCCGTCGTCACGCGAGCTGGCCGAAGGGCTGGGCGTGGCGCGCAACACGGTGGTGCTGGCCTACCAGCAGCTGGTCGACGAGGGCTATCTGATCGCGCGGGAGCGGCGCGGCTACTTCGTCAATGGCGATATCCTCGCACCGCGCGTGGGGACGCAACCCGCGAGTGCGCGGGACGCACGCGATGGCCGCAATGGTCACGAGGGTCGTGACGGGAAGCACGCGCAGGAGGGGCGGGCGGAGACGGAATCCGCTGGAACCATCGCGCCACTGGATCCGTCCACGCCCGACTGGGAGGGGCGTTACGTGGTGCGGCCTTCGGCGCAGCGCAACATCGTGAAACCGATCGACTGGCAGCAGTACCAGTACCCATTCATCTACGGGCAGTTCGATCCGACGATGTTCCCGACCGCCGACTGGCGCGAGTGCTGCCATAAGGCGCTCACCGTCATGGAGATTCGCGACTGGGCGCCGGACATGATCGCGCGCGACGACGAAACGCTGATCCAGCAGATTCGCACGCGCGTGTTGCCGCGTCGCGGCGTGTGGGCCGACGCCGATCAGATCGTGCTCACCAATGGTGCGCAACAGGCGCTGTATTTGCTCGCAGATCTGCTGGTGGGCGCGCGCACGACCGTGGGTGTCGAAGACCCCGGTTATCCCGATGCCAGAAACATCTTCGCGATGCGCACGCCGAAGCTGGTCGGGCTGCCGGTCGACGAGCATGGGTTGCCGGTGGACGAGCGCTTGTCGCAGTGCGATTACGTGTACGTGACGCCGTCGCACCAATGTCCTACGACCACGACGATGCCGCTTGCGCATCGTGAGGCGTTGCTGCGTCGCGCGGAGGCCGACGACTTTGTCGTGATCGAGGACGATTACGAGAGCGAGAACAGCTATTCGGACATTCCGATTCCGGCGCTCAAGAGTCTGGACCGCAGCGACCGGGTGATCTACATCGGCAGTCTGTCGAAGTCGTTCGCACCCGGATTGCGGCTGGGGTATATCGTCGCGCCGGCGGCGCTGGTCAATGAGCTACGTGCGTTGCGCCGGTTGATGATTCGTCACCCGTCGGCGTTCATTCAGCGTTCGTTCTCGATGTTCCTCGCGCTAGGTCATCACGACGCGCTGCTGCGGCGTCTGGCCGACACCTACGCCAAGCGTGCCGAAGTGCTGAGTGCAGCGCTCGCGGCACATATGCCGGAAGCGACGTTCGTGCGCGTGAAGGGTGGGGCGTCGTGCTGGGTGCAAGGGCCGTCGCAGTTGAACGCGAACGTGCTGGCGGCGCGGGCAAAGTCGCGCGGCATTCTGATCGAGCCGGGCGATGTGTTTTTCATGGGGGATGACCCGCCGCGCAACATGTTCCGGCTCGGCTTTTCGTCGATCCGGCTGGAGCACATCGAGGCGGGTGTCGTCGCCCTGGCCGAGGTCATGCGCGAGACGATGGCCGAGGCGACGCCAGCGCAGCGCTGACGGATTGAGAGCAGCGCGCGCCGCAAAGACGTACGGCGGTTTGCCGGGGCGCTTACGGCGTGCCGTTGCGTCCGTAAAGGCGGAAGCCTTCGCGTTCGGACAGGGTTTCGTAGTAGACCGACACGGCCTCCAATTGCGGACGTTCGATCGGCACGCTGAACCAGCGATGCACCGACAGGCCGACGGGGATGTCGGCGAGCGTGAAGTTATCGCCGCTCACGAAGGCCTGTGTCGTTTGCAGTTGCTTGTCGAGCACGCGCATGAAGTCGTTCCAGCGTGCAGAGTTGGCGGCGAGCGCCTGCGGATCGTCGTAGCCGGGCGAGCGACGAATCAGCGACAGGAACGAGTACTTCCACGCCGGATTCAGGTCGGACGACTGCCAGTCGATCCACTGATCGACGCGCGCCCGTTCGCGCGGTGCGACGGGATAGAGATCCGTGCGATCGCGCGACGCGGCGAGATATCGCAGGATGCTGTTCGACTCCCAGAGGACGAAGCCCCCGTCTTCGATCACCGGCACCATCAGATTCGGATTGAGTGTGGCAAACGCAGGGTCGTCGAGCTTGCGCGAGATGTCGCCGTCGCCCCACGGCTCGTTGGTGAAGGGGATGCCAAGCTCATGAGCGAGCCACAACACCTTACGTACGTTGATGGACGCCGGTCTGCCGAGAATGCGAAGCATATCAATCCTTCTTATCGAGACTTGTTGGGGGAACAGCGTTGATTCTAGTCACCCGGATAAGGCGATAACAGATACAGATGCCTCACTTGCCGGGCAGAACAGATTGGCCGCGCACGCCGTCATGCTCTCGGTCGATGCAGGGAGTTCAACGCGGCATGTTACTGCGCCTATTGCGATCAGGCGGGGCCGTCGCGCCCGAACGCGGCGGCTTCGGATAGGATGACCCATCTGACCCATCTGACCCATCTGACCCATCTGACCCATCTGACCGATGGACATCCAAATTCCGGGAGAAACCGTGAAAGAGACGCGTGTGACCAAAGTGATTCGATGGGCTGCGGCAGCGGTGGTGCTGATGGCGAGTGCCGCGACGCATGCCGCGTCACCCTGTGACAATCCGCAGGATCAGGCGACGATGAATAAGTGCGCGATGGATGCCTACAAGGCGTCGGACAAGAAGCTCAATCAGTCTTTCCAGACGCTCAGCAATAAACTCAGCCCTCAGGGCAAGGCGGCGCTGCAAAAGTCCCAGCGGGCGTGGATCGCCTGGCGCGATGCGCAATGCACGTTCGAAACGATGGGGTCGGAAGGCGGGACCGTTCACTCGCTGGTGATAACGAGTTGCTTGGACGATCTGACGAAGGCGCAGACCCAACGTCTGGACAAGATGAACAACTGCGAAGAGGGCGATCTCTCCTGCACTCGTCCGTAACTGACCTGCGGGACACTTCGTATGGCGGCGGCAACGACACACCGGTCGTTGCCGCCGTTTTCGTTGTGAATCAGAAGGTATGACGCAACCCCAGCGACACGCCGACCTTGCTGCCGTAGGTGCCTTGCGAGGCGATCAGCGTGTATTTGCCACTGATGTTGTTGTGGTCGACTTCCAGATAGACGTCCGTGCGCTTGCTCAACTGGTAGTCGGCCATGCCGTAGACGGCGGTACGTTTGCCGCCCGGTTGCGCCTGCCAGTCGACGAAGCCGCCGACCCCTAGCGTCAGCGCAGGCAACGGGTTGTAGCTCAGGCCGAGCAGCATGACATTGTTGCGCGTCTCGACTTCGGTCAACTGGCTGTGCAGGTAGCCCGCTGTCGCTCGCCATGCGCCGAACGCCGCGCCCGTCGAGAAGCCGAACGTATTGCGCGATTGCGTGCCGTCCGCCGATGTCAGGCGCTGGTATAGCAGCGTGCCGTTGACGCCACCCGCCGTATAACCGGCCGTCACCCCAACGCCCGAGTTCGCATGCGTATCGTTCGCGGCGTTACCGAAGGTGTAGGCCGTGCCCAGCGAGAAGCCACCGGCGTCGAGCGTGTACTTCACCGTGTTGTCGAGTCGGCTGCCGACATAGTTGCTCGCGACGATCAGGGTGTCGAGGTTCGGGTTGTTGAAGATCTGTGCTGCGCCCATCGCCGTATAGCCCACGCTGTACTGACGCCCGACCGACAACGCGCCGTAGCTGCCGCGCACGCCGACGAAGGCCTGGCGGCCGAATAGCCGTCCCGCACCATTGGACGACGCTTGCCCGAAGCCTGCACTCTTCGTGCCTTGCAACGACGTGCCGTCGTCGAGACTGAAGCCGCTCTCCAGCACGAAGAACGTCTCCAGATCCGGCGCAAGTTGTTCCGTGCCCTTGATGCCCCAACGCGATCCGGTGAATGAGCCTTGCGAGGCGCTGAACAGTTTGCCGTCGCTCGCATTCGCGTTGGTCTCGTAGCGGATGGCCGTGTCGATCAGGCCGTAGAGGGTGACCTCGGCGTGGGCACTCGCGGGCACGAGTAACAGCGGCGAGGCAAAGGACAGGCAGGCCGCGGCGTACCCGAGGCGGCGTCGTGTTGCGAAAGGCATGAAACGTGTCTCCGATGTGGTTTTTGTGGTGTTGCGGTGGTGGGTCAGGCCGGTGGCGAGGCACTCCGTGTTGCGACAGCAAATACGGCGCTGGCGGTGGCGAGCGGACGGCCTTCTGCGTCGAGTAGTTCGGCCTCGCAGAACGCGAGCGTGCGGCCGCTGCGGCGCACGCGTGCGTGTGCGGTGATGCGGCCACGCGCCGGGCGCAGGTAGTTGATCGTGAGGCTGGCGGTGCCGAGGTTGTCGAACGCACCGCTCGCACGTGTGGCCACGCCCATCGCCGTGTCCAGTAGCGCCGCGACCAGGCCGCCGTGCGCGTTGCCGTGACGATTCGTATGCCGCTCGAGCACGTCGCAGGCGAGTACGGCCGTGCCGTCGCCGGCGTCGACGAGTGCAAACCCGTTATCGAGACAGAACTGCGATTCGACGCGCAACTCGCGCTCGAGGTCGGTGGCGTCCCGGCTCATTGCGCGGTCGCCAAACTGGCGCTCAGTTTCGGACGCAACATCGGATTCAGACCGGTGCGTGCCACGCGGCTTGCCAACTGGCGACCGAGCGCCGTCTCACAGGCTTGCGACGCGGCCATCATGGCGCTCAGATCGATGCCGGTGTCGACCCCCATCGTTTCGAGCACGTTGACGAAGTCCTCCGTGCAAACGTTACCGGTCACGCCACCGCCGTATTGCACCTTCGCGGGATGGCCGCCTGTGCCGCCGAAGGCGACGTCGAAGTGAGTCACGCCCGCTTCGAGCGCGGCGAGGTAGTTGACGATGCCGGTGCCGCGCGTGTCGTGGAAGTGGGCGATGGCGTGGACGTCGGGGAACGACGACAGCATTTGCGCGAACAGCGCCTTCGTCGACGCTTGCGTCGCCACGCCGATGGTGTCGCCGAGCGTGATGTATTTCACGCCGAGCGATGCGAAGCGCTCCACGTCTTCCATGACGCTGACCGGATCGATCGCGCCTTCAAAGGGACAGCCGAACGCCACGGAAATCGTGCCGACCAGACGGAAGCGGCCTTGGGCAGCTTTCGCCATCGCTTCGACGCGCAGCCACTGACCCGAACGCGACTGCTTGAGGTTGCGTTCCGAGTGCGAATCGCTCGCCGAGACCAGCAGGCTGATTTCGTTGACGCCGATCCCGGCGTCGAGATCGGTCAGCGCGCGCTCGACGGCGCGCGTGTTGGCACACGTCGCCTTGTAGTGAACGCCATCGACACGCGGCAACACCGTGAGCAACTCGCTCGCATCGGCGAATTGAGGCACCACTGCCGGGTTGGAGTAGGACGTGGCCTCCACGCGACGAAATCCGGCGCGTGCGAACTGATCGATCAGGTCGCGCTTGGTGTCGGTGGAGAGGAACGCGGTCTCGTGCTGCAGGCCGTCGCGGGCGAAGCATTCGCACAGGATCAGATCGGACATGACATGCGGGCGCAATGCGCCGGAAGTGAGTTCGGATGGAGCGCATGAAATCACTTAATGTGATGCAATGTCAAATAATTTATAAATCGCCGCACAAGGGGTTTCCCTTAATTTGTATGAGTATTTGCGGTGTTTTCGGAGTGTATTTGTGTTTGGTAGATTATTTTGTTTGACGACGTCACATTTTTTGGATTAGGCTAGCCGCCATACCCTGTTTCACCTCTGGCTGATGAATCCGATGTCTCGAACCTCCCGCAACATGACGTATCCCGACTCCTTGTTGATCGAAGATCGCGGCGCTGTGCGCGTGATCACGATGAACCGCCCCGACAAGCGCAACGCGCTGAACAACGAACTGACGCAGGCGCTGTTGGCGTCGTTGCGTGAGGCTGACGCCGATCCCGAGGTGAACGCCATCGTGCTCGCCGGGGCAGGACAGAGCTTCTGTGCCGGGGCCGACGTCAAGGAGTTCGGTGGCTTCGTTGCGGGCGGCAGCGACGCCGACGCCTCGCAGGCTGCGCTCAAGCGTGCGCACCTCACCACGTCGCTGCATCGGGCGTTCGTCGAGATCGGCACGCCGGTCGTTGGTGCGGCGCAGGGCTATGCGATGGGCGGCGGCGCGGGACTGGCGCTCGCCTGCGACCTGCTGGTCGTCGGTGAGAGCCTCAAGCTGGGCTATCCGGAGTTGAAGCACGGGATCGTGGCGGCCATCGTGATGGCCAATCTCGTGCGTCAAGTTGGCCGCAAGACCGCGTTCGAGCTGGTGTCGACAGGCGATACCGTCGACGCGTCGCGTGCGCTGGCGCTCGGACTTGCCAATCGTGTCAGCCCTGACCACACACTGGTCGACGACGCCGTGGCGCTTGCCGCGCGTCTGGCCGACTACGATCCGGTATCGATGACCGCGACCAAGCGTCTGTTCCATCGCGTGGCGGATCTGCCGCTCACGCAGGCGTTCGATGTCTCGCTCGATACGAACCTGATGATGCGCAGCTTTCCCAAGCGCGCCCCGAAGTCGTGAGCGCTCCGATGAAGCCTTTGGCCGGTGTGACGATCCTCGAACTGGCGCGCGTACTGGCGTGCCCGTTCGCCGACATGATCCTGGCGGAGCTGGGCGCGACGGTCATCAAGATCGAACAGCCGGGCAGCGGGGACGAGACACGCACCTTCGAGCCGAAAGTCGGCGACGAGTCGGCGTACTACTTCGCCTGCAACCGCAGCAAGCAGTCCGTGACGGCGAACATGAAGACGGAAGCGGGGCGCGCGATCATCCGCGATCTCGCGTCGCGCGCCGACGTGCTGCTCGAGAATTTCCCCGTCGGTACCCTCAAGCGCTATGGCCTCGATCAGGCGGCGATGCGCGAAGCCAACCCGAAGCTCATTTACGTCTCATGCACGGGATTCGGTCAGACCGGCCCGTACGCAAAACGCAAGGGCTATGACACTGTCTTTCAGGCGATGGGCGGGCTGATGAGTCTGACGGGCGAACGCGGCGGCGGTCCGGTCAAGCCGGGGCTGCCGATCGCCGATCTGTCGTCGGGCTTGTGGATCGCGATCGCGATTCTCAGTGCCCTGCAAGGTCGCACGCAAACGGGCGCGGGCTGTCACGTCGATTTCTCGATGCTCGACGGTCAGGTCAGTCTGCTGACGCTGGCCGCTGGCCGTTACTTCGCGCTGGGTGAGGTGCCGCCGCGTCTGGGTACGGAACATCCGGGGCGTGTGCCGTCGGCCACATTCGAGTGCAGCGACGGGGCCTACGTCCACATCACGTGCAGCGATCAGCATTGGTTGCCGCTGTGCGAGTTGCTTGGCCTCGACGCGCTGGCGGCCGACGCCACGCTGTCGACCAATGCAGGTCGTGTCGAGCATCGCGACCGCCTGATGGCGGCGCTGAGCGCTGCCATCGCGGGCAGAACGCGTCGCGAATTGTGCGACGCATGCGACGCCGCCGGTGTTCCCGCAGGCCCCATCCAGCATGTTGATGAAGTGCTGGCCGATCCGCACGTGCTCGCACGCGGCATGGTGAGCGAGTTCGAGCATCCGTCTGTCGGCAAGTTCGGCGCGCTGCCGGTGCCATTCAAGTTCGACGGCTTCGCCGATCCCGAAGTGGGGCGTCCGCCGTTGCTGGGTGAGCACACCGATCAGGTGCTGGCGAAGCTCGGCTATGCCCCGGCGCAAATCGCGGATTTGCGTCGTGAAGGCGCCATCTGAATTCGATTCGACGTTAGGAAAGACAAGCATGAAAGTTTGGGAGACATTGGAGATCGTGCGTCATGACGCGGTCGTGGAAGTCGTGCTGAACCGGCCGCAGCAGCGCAATGCGCTGAACGCCGCGATGTGCGACGAACTGCGCGCCACCGTTCAGGCGCTGCGCGACGACGACTCGGTGCGCTGCGTGATCGTTCGCGCTAACGGGCCGGTGTTCTGCGCGGGGGCGGATCTGAAGGAGCGTCAGGGAATGAGTCTTGACGACGTGCGCGCGCGCCGTATCAAGGCGTTCGCGGCCTACGACGCCATCGAACAGATCGGCAAGCCGTGCATCGCGCTCGTCGAAGGTCCGGCCATCGGGTCGGGTGGCGAGATCGCCATGGCGTGCGACTTCATCGTCGCGACCGATGCCGCCGCGTTCCGCACCCCCGAAGCGCTGTGGGGGACGGTCGGTGCTACGCAGCGCATGCCGCGCGCCGTGGGCAAGCGTCTCGCCAAGGACATGGCCTTCACCGGTCGCACCTTGTCGGCGCAGGAAGCGCGCGAGGCCGGGCTGGTGTCGCGCATCGTGCCAGCCCAAGGCGCGCTGGACGCCGTGCGTGTCATGGCGCAGACGATTGCCGCCGCGTCGCCGCTGGCGATGCGTCTCACGAAGGATTGCATCGACCGTGGCGTCGAGACGGACCCTGCCGGTGCGCTCGCCATCGAGATGCTCGCCATCGACGCGTTGCTGCAAAGTCCCGACTGGGGCAGCAAGATCGCGCGTTTCGGTAGCGGCACGAGCAACGATGTCGATCATGCAGCGAACCAGGATACGAAGCAGGGAGGCGGTCATGCCTGAAGTTCATGACGCAGGGCATGAAAGCTACGCCAGCCAGTTCGGGCTCGAAGGGCCGGTCACGCTGCCCGCCGTTCTCGCGGCGCGTGCGCGTGCAACGCCCGAAGCCGAAGCGCTGGTGATCGAGGGTGAGCGCATCGACTACCGCACGCTGAGCGAGCGTGTCGCACAGGCGGCAGCGCGCATGGTGCATCTCGGCGTTCAGCACGGCGAGCATGTCGGCATTTTGATGGGCAATTCGGTGGATTGGGTGGTGCTGTTTTACGCGGCAGCATCGATCGGCGCGGTCGCCGTGCCCGTCAACACCCGATTCAAGTCAGACGAACTGAACTATTGTCTGAGTCAGGGTGACGTGCGCGTGCTGTTCTATGTCGACACGTTCCTGAACATCGACTACACGGCGCTGCTGCGCGGTGTCGAACCGGCGTTCGATGCGCAACTGCCGGGCGACTTTTTGCCGCTGCTACGTCGCGCTGTGATGGTGGGCGACAGTGCGCGAGGTTTGCCGGAAGGCGTCGAGCATTTCGATGCATTGCCGGACACGTCCGCGTTGCGTGACGAAGTCGCGCGCCGTTGCGCCGCCGTCTCGCCCGACGACGTGCTGCTGATTCAGTACACCTCCGGCACGACGTCGTTCCCCAAAGGCGTGCTGCTGCGCCATCGCAACATGCTGATGAATGCTGCCGCGTCTGCGCTGCGCATCGGTGTGCGTGCCGACGATCGCTATTTCAGCGTGCGTCCGTTCTTCCACGTGGCAGGCACGACGATGTCGCTGCTCGTCTCGCTGGTGACGGGGGCGTGCCTGCTGTCGGTGCCATCGTTCGATGTGGCGCGTGTGCTGACGATCCTCGATGAAGAGCGCTGCACGCTGACGTCCGGTAACGACACGATTTTCCTGATGATGATGGGCCACCCCGAATTCCGTCGCGAGCGCATTCACCTGCGTGGCGGTTGGGCGGCGGCCGGGCCGGAAATCATGCAGAAGATTCACGACGTGATGGGCGTGCCTTACATGGTCGGTGCATATGGGCAGTCGGAAGCGTCGCCCAACGTGGTGCTCAACGACTGGCGCGATCCGCTCGAATTGCGCGTCGGTGGATGGGCGAGCCCGCATCCGGGCATCGAGATTCGCACGGTGTCTCCCGAAACGGGTGACGTGCTCGGCGCGGACGAGCCTGGCGAGATTCAGGTGCGCGGCTGGAGCGTGATGAAGGGCTACTACAACAAGCCGAAGGAGACGGCGCAGGCATTCAGCGACGATGGCTGGCTGCGCACGGGCGATCTCGGTGTGATCGACGGTGAGGGGCGCATGCGCATGCTTGGCCGTCTGAAGGATGTGTTTCGCGTCGGTGGCGAGAACGTTGCGCCTGCCGAAGTGGAAGAGACGCTGTTCACGCATCCGGCCGTGCAGCTGGCGCAGGTCGTGGGAGTGCCGGACGCGCGTCTGGGCGAAGTGCCTGCGGCGTTCGTGGTGCTGCGCCCCGGTGCGGACGTGACGAGCGAGGCGCTGATCGACTGGTGCCGCGCACGTGCTGCGAATTTCAAGGTGCCGAGATACCTGCGATTCGTCGATTCGTTCGACGGCATCGGCATGACGGGTAGCTCGAAAGTGCAGAAGAACAAGCTGCGCGACTACGCGATTGGGGAGTTCGGTTTGTCCTGACATCTGACGGCCGGGCGTCGATGGACACGACGTCCGCCCCCAACCGAACCTCATCAAAAAATCAAGATTGGAGGAGACATGACTTCACATACGACGACGGCGTCACAGCCGTTCGGCGGGACGGACACGTCTGGCGCAAGCGCGGCCGGTCAGGTAGTCGAGGAATCGACCTACCGAAAGATCGCCTGGCGCACGCTGCCGCTGCTGTTCGTTTGCTACATCATCAACTACATCGACCGGGCGAACATCGGCATCGCGCAGATTCAGTTCAAGGCGGATCTGCACTTCAGCGATCTCGTCTACGGCATCGGCGCGGGGT
This window of the Pandoraea sputorum genome carries:
- the pdxR gene encoding MocR-like pyridoxine biosynthesis transcription factor PdxR; its protein translation is MSSRISAAMWNQLFLVSARAGMSLQSQIRQMLVSAILDERLMRGAAVPSSRELAEGLGVARNTVVLAYQQLVDEGYLIARERRGYFVNGDILAPRVGTQPASARDARDGRNGHEGRDGKHAQEGRAETESAGTIAPLDPSTPDWEGRYVVRPSAQRNIVKPIDWQQYQYPFIYGQFDPTMFPTADWRECCHKALTVMEIRDWAPDMIARDDETLIQQIRTRVLPRRGVWADADQIVLTNGAQQALYLLADLLVGARTTVGVEDPGYPDARNIFAMRTPKLVGLPVDEHGLPVDERLSQCDYVYVTPSHQCPTTTTMPLAHREALLRRAEADDFVVIEDDYESENSYSDIPIPALKSLDRSDRVIYIGSLSKSFAPGLRLGYIVAPAALVNELRALRRLMIRHPSAFIQRSFSMFLALGHHDALLRRLADTYAKRAEVLSAALAAHMPEATFVRVKGGASCWVQGPSQLNANVLAARAKSRGILIEPGDVFFMGDDPPRNMFRLGFSSIRLEHIEAGVVALAEVMRETMAEATPAQR
- a CDS encoding glutathione S-transferase family protein, with product MLRILGRPASINVRKVLWLAHELGIPFTNEPWGDGDISRKLDDPAFATLNPNLMVPVIEDGGFVLWESNSILRYLAASRDRTDLYPVAPRERARVDQWIDWQSSDLNPAWKYSFLSLIRRSPGYDDPQALAANSARWNDFMRVLDKQLQTTQAFVSGDNFTLADIPVGLSVHRWFSVPIERPQLEAVSVYYETLSEREGFRLYGRNGTP
- a CDS encoding lysozyme inhibitor LprI family protein codes for the protein MKETRVTKVIRWAAAAVVLMASAATHAASPCDNPQDQATMNKCAMDAYKASDKKLNQSFQTLSNKLSPQGKAALQKSQRAWIAWRDAQCTFETMGSEGGTVHSLVITSCLDDLTKAQTQRLDKMNNCEEGDLSCTRP
- a CDS encoding porin; the protein is MPFATRRRLGYAAACLSFASPLLLVPASAHAEVTLYGLIDTAIRYETNANASDGKLFSASQGSFTGSRWGIKGTEQLAPDLETFFVLESGFSLDDGTSLQGTKSAGFGQASSNGAGRLFGRQAFVGVRGSYGALSVGRQYSVGYTAMGAAQIFNNPNLDTLIVASNYVGSRLDNTVKYTLDAGGFSLGTAYTFGNAANDTHANSGVGVTAGYTAGGVNGTLLYQRLTSADGTQSRNTFGFSTGAAFGAWRATAGYLHSQLTEVETRNNVMLLGLSYNPLPALTLGVGGFVDWQAQPGGKRTAVYGMADYQLSKRTDVYLEVDHNNISGKYTLIASQGTYGSKVGVSLGLRHTF
- a CDS encoding PaaI family thioesterase, producing the protein MSRDATDLERELRVESQFCLDNGFALVDAGDGTAVLACDVLERHTNRHGNAHGGLVAALLDTAMGVATRASGAFDNLGTASLTINYLRPARGRITAHARVRRSGRTLAFCEAELLDAEGRPLATASAVFAVATRSASPPA
- a CDS encoding hydroxymethylglutaryl-CoA lyase is translated as MSDLILCECFARDGLQHETAFLSTDTKRDLIDQFARAGFRRVEATSYSNPAVVPQFADASELLTVLPRVDGVHYKATCANTRAVERALTDLDAGIGVNEISLLVSASDSHSERNLKQSRSGQWLRVEAMAKAAQGRFRLVGTISVAFGCPFEGAIDPVSVMEDVERFASLGVKYITLGDTIGVATQASTKALFAQMLSSFPDVHAIAHFHDTRGTGIVNYLAALEAGVTHFDVAFGGTGGHPAKVQYGGGVTGNVCTEDFVNVLETMGVDTGIDLSAMMAASQACETALGRQLASRVARTGLNPMLRPKLSASLATAQ
- a CDS encoding enoyl-CoA hydratase/isomerase family protein encodes the protein MSRTSRNMTYPDSLLIEDRGAVRVITMNRPDKRNALNNELTQALLASLREADADPEVNAIVLAGAGQSFCAGADVKEFGGFVAGGSDADASQAALKRAHLTTSLHRAFVEIGTPVVGAAQGYAMGGGAGLALACDLLVVGESLKLGYPELKHGIVAAIVMANLVRQVGRKTAFELVSTGDTVDASRALALGLANRVSPDHTLVDDAVALAARLADYDPVSMTATKRLFHRVADLPLTQAFDVSLDTNLMMRSFPKRAPKS
- a CDS encoding CaiB/BaiF CoA transferase family protein, with translation MKPLAGVTILELARVLACPFADMILAELGATVIKIEQPGSGDETRTFEPKVGDESAYYFACNRSKQSVTANMKTEAGRAIIRDLASRADVLLENFPVGTLKRYGLDQAAMREANPKLIYVSCTGFGQTGPYAKRKGYDTVFQAMGGLMSLTGERGGGPVKPGLPIADLSSGLWIAIAILSALQGRTQTGAGCHVDFSMLDGQVSLLTLAAGRYFALGEVPPRLGTEHPGRVPSATFECSDGAYVHITCSDQHWLPLCELLGLDALAADATLSTNAGRVEHRDRLMAALSAAIAGRTRRELCDACDAAGVPAGPIQHVDEVLADPHVLARGMVSEFEHPSVGKFGALPVPFKFDGFADPEVGRPPLLGEHTDQVLAKLGYAPAQIADLRREGAI
- a CDS encoding enoyl-CoA hydratase/isomerase family protein; the protein is MKVWETLEIVRHDAVVEVVLNRPQQRNALNAAMCDELRATVQALRDDDSVRCVIVRANGPVFCAGADLKERQGMSLDDVRARRIKAFAAYDAIEQIGKPCIALVEGPAIGSGGEIAMACDFIVATDAAAFRTPEALWGTVGATQRMPRAVGKRLAKDMAFTGRTLSAQEAREAGLVSRIVPAQGALDAVRVMAQTIAAASPLAMRLTKDCIDRGVETDPAGALAIEMLAIDALLQSPDWGSKIARFGSGTSNDVDHAANQDTKQGGGHA
- a CDS encoding AMP-binding protein → MPEVHDAGHESYASQFGLEGPVTLPAVLAARARATPEAEALVIEGERIDYRTLSERVAQAAARMVHLGVQHGEHVGILMGNSVDWVVLFYAAASIGAVAVPVNTRFKSDELNYCLSQGDVRVLFYVDTFLNIDYTALLRGVEPAFDAQLPGDFLPLLRRAVMVGDSARGLPEGVEHFDALPDTSALRDEVARRCAAVSPDDVLLIQYTSGTTSFPKGVLLRHRNMLMNAAASALRIGVRADDRYFSVRPFFHVAGTTMSLLVSLVTGACLLSVPSFDVARVLTILDEERCTLTSGNDTIFLMMMGHPEFRRERIHLRGGWAAAGPEIMQKIHDVMGVPYMVGAYGQSEASPNVVLNDWRDPLELRVGGWASPHPGIEIRTVSPETGDVLGADEPGEIQVRGWSVMKGYYNKPKETAQAFSDDGWLRTGDLGVIDGEGRMRMLGRLKDVFRVGGENVAPAEVEETLFTHPAVQLAQVVGVPDARLGEVPAAFVVLRPGADVTSEALIDWCRARAANFKVPRYLRFVDSFDGIGMTGSSKVQKNKLRDYAIGEFGLS